A part of Aspergillus flavus chromosome 1, complete sequence genomic DNA contains:
- a CDS encoding F-box domain protein: protein MDSNSSTSLTLEKMGNIPTVQEVNDDEVFPDMRMSTKTTQNIESPLLQLPTELLHSVLSYLSAQDLVRVSATCRCLAEHTANDLLWANVVNSYLPEKIHDPGPFDSFRSLYIAYHPCWFIPQKKIWFSDTEHTGNLILARYDHRRGVIEAYRVIAERRSPSHKFQIWEWNPDVIIQTFHPKPSLWLDSPILLLRNHDGERQYLRGEIRMPLPLESQQVFNSLSFCPKGPPSDPDPYKQWPPPIVPSRNRVSRSTEPHGSEWERNTGLLEIMSEDAFRIRRWAHFRLGMPMFAAGRSETLSTYATLDPHLYTPTRQKPYQGIWIGDYSAHGCEFMLFLQRDSEEGPDDTPEEGESEFLHDGIIQKGSLEAIKLTGDPNVPRGELSFISDDIGPKGFVRVADESLFRGARIVRSRGHVAGIGFRDDSFIASQLILISPDCIAHYWETMGHISYFRRLDIDGLIRI, encoded by the exons ATGGATTCGAATTCTAGTACGAGTCTGACCCTGGAGAAGATGGGCAACATACCCACAGTGCAAGAGGTCAACGACGATGAAGTCTTTCCCGACATGCGGATGAGCACCAAGACAACCCAGAACATAGAGTCGCCCTTGTTACAGCTCCCGACCGAACTTTTACATTCTGTACTATCTTATCTTTCGGCACAAGACCTCGTTCGTGTGTCGGCCACCTGTCGTTGTTTGGCCGAACACACGGCTAACGATCTGCTATGGGCCAACGTGGTCAACTCCTACCTGCCGGAGAAAATTCACGACCCGGGACCATTTGACTCCTTTCGCAGCCTCTATATCGCGTACCATCCTTGCTGGTTCATCCCCCAGAAAAAGATCTGGTTTTCAGATACTGAGCACACGGGCAATCTAATCCTGGCCCGTTACGATCACCGTCGAGGCGTTATCGAAGCGTATCGGGTTATTGCAGAACGGCGTTCACCCTCACACAAGTTCCAGATTTGGGAATGGAATCCAGACGTTATCATCCAAACCTTTCATCCGAAACCTAGCCTTTGGCTAGACAGTCCTATATTACTCTTGAGGAACCATGATGGTGAACGGCAGTATCTGCGCGGAGAAATCCGCATGCCCTTGCCGTTGGAATCACAGCAGGTCTTTAATTCCTTGTCATTTTGCCCCAAGGGGCCTCCTTCAGATCCCGACCCATATAAGCAATGGCCGCCACCCATTGTACCCAGTCGAAATCGCGTATCTCGGAGCACCGAACCGCATGGCTCAGAATGGGAGCGTAATACTGGACTTCTGGAAATAATGTCGGAAGATGCATTTCGCATTAGAAGATGGGCGCATTTCCGTCTGGGTATGCCGATGTTTGCTGCCGGCCGAAGCGAGACCTTATCGACCTATGCGACACTTGATCCACACCTATATACGCCTACCAGGCAAAAGCCCTACCAGGGTATATGGATTGGAGACTACTCCGCTCACGGATGTGAATTCATGCTTTTCTTGCAACGAGACAGTGAAGAAGGGCCTGACGATACGCCCGAGGAGGGCGAGTCGGAGTTCCTTCATGATGGCATTATCCAGAAAGGTAGCCTCGAGGCTATCAAACTAACCGGAGACCCCAATGTCCCTCGAGGCGAGCTCTCATTCATTTCGGATGATATCGGGCCTAAGGGTTTTGTCCGTGTCGCAGATGAATCGCTCTTCCGAGGGGCGAGGATTGTGCGTAGTCGAGGACATGTAGCGGGTATCGGGTTTAGAGACG ATTCATTCATCGCCTCGCAACTCATTCTCATATCACCTGATTGTATAGCTCACTATTGGGAGACCATGGGGCATATCTCGTATTTCCGCCGCCTCGACATAGACGGACTTATTCGGATATGA